One genomic segment of Impatiens glandulifera chromosome 6, dImpGla2.1, whole genome shotgun sequence includes these proteins:
- the LOC124941832 gene encoding ultraviolet-B receptor UVR8-like — MEAQGVNDGEMTRGSPLIRQVLFISAGASHSVALLSGNVVCSWGRGEDGQLGLGDAEDRLVPAQLGALDDHDIVSVICGADHTIALSESSKQVYSWGWGDFGRLGHGNSSDLFIPQPIKALQGLRIRQIACGDSHCLAVTMEGEVQSWGRNQNGQLGLGTTEDSLVPQKIEAFKGIPVKMVAAGAEHTAAVTEEGELYGWGWGRYGNLGLGDRTDRLIPEKVANVNEEKMVIVACGWRHTISVSSSGALYTYGWSKYGQLGHGDFQDHLVPHRLEALQGHFISAISGGWRHTMALTSDGELYGWGWNKFGQVGVGDNDDHCSPVQVKFPQEQKVVQISCGWRHTLAVTERNNVFSWGRGTNGQLGLGECVDRNIPKIIEQLRDGSNGQQLESPANVDLTPGKTWVSPTERYAVVPDDNVQHPIVPAVSAASGDGNDASVPGNDVKRMRL; from the exons ATGGAAGCTCAAGGAGTAAATGATGGAGAGATGACTCGTGGGTCGCCGCTGATTCGTCAAGTTCTTTTCATTTCTGCTGGAGCTAGCCATTCTGTTGCTCTCCTCT CTGGAAATGTTGTTTGTTCTTGGGGTCGAGGAGAGGATGGCCAATTAGGACTTGGTGATGCTGAAGATAGATTGGTTCCTGCTCAATTGGGTGCACTAGATGATCATGATATAGTATCGGTTATCTGCGGAGCTGATCACACCATTGCTTTATCTGAATCAAGCAAACAAGTGTATAGTTGGGGCTG GGGTGATTTTGGGAGGTTAGGACATGGGAACTCAAGTGACTTATTTATTCCTCAGCCAATAAAAGCATTGCAAGGACTACGGATTAGGCAAATAGCTTGTGGGGACAGCCACTGTCTGGCAGTTACCATGGAAGGCGAGGTGCAGAG TTGGGGACGTAATCAAAATGGTCAACTTGGTCTTGGTACCACAGAGGACTCACTTGTGCCACAGAAGATTGAGGCCTTCAAG GGGATACCTGTCAAAATGGTTGCTGCAGGTGCTGAACATACAGCTGCTGTGACTGAGGAAGGTGAACTTTATGGTTGGGGCTGGGGAAGATATGGAAACTTGGGTTTAGGTGACCGAACTGACCGTTTAATTCCAGAAAAAGTTGCAAATGTGAAT GAGGAAAAGATGGTAATTGTGGCATGTGGATGGAGGCACACAATATCAGTCTCTTCATCAGGTGCTTTATACACTTACGGGTGGAGTAAATACGGTCAGCTTGGTCATGGAGATTTTCAGGACCATCTTGTTCCCCATAGGCTCGAAGCATTGCAAGGGCATTTCATATCCGCG ATATCAGGTGGCTGGAGGCACACAATGGCGTTAACATCTGACGGAGAATTATATGGTTGGGGATGGAACAAG TTTGGACAGGTTGGTGTTGGGGACAATGATGACCATTGCTCTCCAGTTCAAGTTAAATTTCCACAAGAGCAG AAAGTTGTTCAGATCTCTTGCGGATGGAGGCATACTCTTGCTGTTACTGAAAGGAATAATGTTTTTTCTTGGGGAAGAGGTACAAATGGACAGCTTGGACTTGGAGAGTGTGTTGACAG AAACATCCCGAAGATCATAGAACAACTGAGGGATGGATCTAACGGGCAGCAGTTAGAATCACCGGCGAATGTCGATCTTACACCAG GGAAAACTTGGGTCTCACCAACAGAGAGATATGCTGTTGTTCCTGATGATAAT GTCCAACATCCAATTGTTCCTGCTGTTTCTGCAGCAAGTGGTGATGGAAACGATGCAAGCGTACCTGGAAATGATGTCAAAAGGATGCGGCTCTAA